A genomic segment from Microcella flavibacter encodes:
- the ychF gene encoding redox-regulated ATPase YchF, protein MALTIGIVGLPNVGKSTLFNALTNNDVLAANYPFATIEPNVGIVELPDPRLQVLAGIFGSEKILPATVSFVDIAGIVKGASEGEGLGNQFLANIREAEAIAQVVRAFTDDDVVHVAGKVDPAGDMEIINTELMLADLQTLEKAIPRYEKEVKGKKLEPAVLEAALAARTILESGTTLSTAGFDASPIRELGLLSAKPFIYVFNVDEGVLGDAARMSELAALVAPAQAVFLDAKIESELIGLDADDAAELLASTGQTESGLHQLARIGFDTLGLQTYLTAGPKESRAWTIGKGWKAPQAAGVIHTDFEKGFIKAEIIGFDDLVATGSIAEARAKGKARIEGKDYVMQDGDVVEFRFNV, encoded by the coding sequence GTGGCTCTCACTATCGGCATCGTCGGCCTGCCCAACGTCGGCAAGTCCACCCTGTTCAACGCGCTGACCAACAACGACGTGCTCGCGGCGAACTACCCGTTCGCGACGATCGAGCCGAACGTCGGCATCGTCGAGCTGCCCGACCCGCGCCTGCAGGTGCTCGCGGGCATCTTCGGCAGCGAGAAGATCCTGCCCGCGACCGTGTCGTTCGTCGACATCGCCGGCATCGTGAAGGGCGCGAGCGAGGGCGAGGGGCTCGGCAACCAGTTCCTCGCGAACATCCGCGAGGCGGAGGCGATCGCCCAGGTGGTGCGCGCCTTCACCGACGACGACGTCGTGCACGTCGCCGGCAAGGTCGACCCGGCCGGCGACATGGAGATCATCAACACCGAACTCATGCTGGCCGACCTGCAGACGCTCGAGAAGGCCATCCCGCGCTACGAGAAGGAGGTGAAGGGCAAGAAGCTCGAGCCCGCCGTGCTCGAGGCCGCCCTCGCCGCCCGCACGATCCTCGAGAGCGGCACGACCCTCTCGACGGCCGGCTTCGACGCCTCGCCCATCCGCGAACTGGGCCTGCTCAGCGCGAAGCCGTTCATCTACGTCTTCAACGTCGACGAGGGGGTGCTGGGGGATGCTGCGCGCATGTCCGAGCTGGCGGCTCTTGTCGCCCCGGCTCAGGCCGTCTTCCTCGACGCCAAGATCGAGAGCGAGCTCATCGGGCTCGACGCCGACGACGCCGCGGAGCTGCTCGCGTCGACCGGTCAGACCGAGAGCGGCCTGCACCAGCTCGCCCGCATCGGCTTCGACACGCTCGGCCTGCAGACGTACCTCACCGCCGGCCCCAAGGAGTCCCGCGCCTGGACGATCGGCAAGGGCTGGAAGGCTCCGCAGGCCGCGGGCGTCATCCACACCGATTTCGAGAAGGGCTTCATCAAGGCCGAGATCATCGGCTTCGACGATCTTGTCGCGACCGGCTCGATCGCCGAGGCCCGCGCCAAGGGCAAGGCCCGCATCGAGGGCAAGGACTACGTCATGCAGGACGGGGACGTGGTGGAGTTCCGCTTCAACGTGTAG